In Candidatus Aminicenantes bacterium, one DNA window encodes the following:
- a CDS encoding DUF2924 domain-containing protein — translation MEAATYQEVQGLSRMTVGELRDKYLEVFGEETRSYHKEFLRKR, via the coding sequence ATGGAAGCAGCAACGTATCAAGAGGTCCAGGGGCTCTCCCGGATGACCGTCGGAGAACTCCGGGACAAGTACCTCGAGGTCTTCGGAGAAGAGACCCGCTCCTACCATAAGGAGTTTCTGCGCAAGCGAAT